In the Mya arenaria isolate MELC-2E11 chromosome 11, ASM2691426v1 genome, one interval contains:
- the LOC128208524 gene encoding uncharacterized protein LOC128208524, with translation MDCDSEWQKMMSLRLSSILDDIGVTKTMIRKRRRTWMTIGKMQTFYNCFMQETEVELSYVGSQVEGTTTIGLNSDIDGNVRFNTHVVIESVSEFCPSKKNLLMIKNENIAPQHCLLQRLRTDVALPVENAVTTGDVKDEQVASLNLLQNFWRFVKHSRTGILVCRNFAIAGNLRSLIIVKRFQQKQFILLTWNS, from the exons ATGGATTGTGATTCAGAATGGCAGAAGATGATGTCACTGAGACTTTCTAGTATATTAGATGACATTGGAGTGACAAAGACCATGATCAGAAAAAGGAGGAGGACTTGGATGACTATTGGGAAAATGCAGACTTTTTATAACTGCTTCATGCAAGAGACTGAAGTAGAACTATCCTATGTAGGAAGTCAGGTTGAAGGAACAACAACTATTGGGTTAAACTCAGACATAGATGGAAATGTAAGGTTTAATACGCATGTTGTGATTGAAAGTGTAAGTGAGTTTTGTCCAAGTAAGAAAAAccttttaatgattaaaaatgagAACATAGCCCCGCAACACTGCTTGTTACAACGGCTAAGAACAGACGTAGCTCTTCCTGTTGAGAATGCAGTTACTACCGGTGACGTTAAAGATGAACAAG TGGCGAGTTTAAATCTGCTGCAAAACTTTTGGCGGTTTGTGAAGCACTCAAGGACGGGAATACTAGTATGTCGCAATTTCGCTATTGCAGGAAACCTCCGGTCATTGATTATAGTGAAGAGATTTCAGCAAAAGCAGTTCATACTTCTAACTTGGAATTCCTAA